A region of Natribaculum luteum DNA encodes the following proteins:
- a CDS encoding DUF106 domain-containing protein gives MTRTAEKIDALVREDSSMADALEAVREEADENGGEIQWADVSDELSSGQWGRLIEKGVLVDGEDGFVIADREAFDEALDGDGTSASADVDIDEEAAQWTQWDKMAGAGAVLLMVGYWSDSVRNTVGSTLDLVLGPLDAALPFYAVILSAALLTGLYSTLLQANLMNSDRIAKYQERMQAMQEKRKDVQERKKEAEERGASEAELERLENEMQRVQEEQMEAMADNLGMFKEQFRPMVWIMLLTIPIFLWMYWKIRDGHIDGSEMEVVLPMVGAKQWTSGVLGPMQAWIVWYFLCSMGFTQLLRKSLNIDMTPSTS, from the coding sequence ATGACGCGCACAGCGGAGAAGATCGACGCCCTCGTCCGCGAGGATTCCTCGATGGCGGACGCCCTGGAAGCCGTTCGCGAGGAGGCCGACGAAAACGGCGGTGAGATCCAGTGGGCGGACGTCAGCGACGAGCTCTCGAGTGGACAGTGGGGTCGGCTGATCGAGAAGGGTGTGCTGGTCGACGGCGAGGACGGCTTCGTCATCGCCGATCGCGAGGCGTTCGACGAGGCGCTCGACGGCGACGGCACGAGTGCGTCGGCCGACGTCGACATCGACGAGGAGGCCGCACAGTGGACCCAGTGGGACAAGATGGCGGGTGCCGGTGCCGTCCTGTTGATGGTCGGCTACTGGTCGGATTCGGTCCGTAATACGGTCGGGAGTACGCTCGACCTCGTGCTCGGCCCGCTCGATGCAGCGTTGCCGTTTTACGCGGTGATCCTCTCGGCTGCACTGCTCACTGGTCTTTACTCGACGTTGCTGCAGGCGAACCTGATGAACAGCGATCGCATCGCCAAGTACCAGGAACGGATGCAGGCGATGCAGGAGAAACGCAAGGACGTCCAGGAACGCAAGAAAGAGGCCGAAGAACGCGGTGCGAGCGAGGCCGAACTCGAGCGGCTGGAAAACGAGATGCAACGCGTCCAGGAAGAGCAGATGGAGGCGATGGCCGACAACCTCGGCATGTTCAAAGAGCAGTTCCGGCCGATGGTCTGGATCATGCTGCTTACCATTCCGATCTTCCTGTGGATGTACTGGAAGATCCGCGACGGCCACATCGACGGGAGCGAGATGGAGGTCGTCCTTCCGATGGTCGGCGCCAAACAGTGGACCAGCGGTGTGCTCGGTCCGATGCAGGCCTGGATCGTCTGGTACTTCCTCTGCTCGATGGGCTTCACCCAGTTGCTTCGCAAGTCACTGAACATCGACATGACGCCGTCGACGAGCTGA
- a CDS encoding thiolase domain-containing protein produces MTDAQIVGVGMTDFGVHERPLPELFADAAFEAFDDAGVDGPDVDAFYFGNAMGGQTEDDTHLAPTLASHVGMAGIPCQRYEDACATSSNAFKHAVRAVEAGQHDVVLVGGVERCTPATGLETPAMTSVFATAAHRQYEQPTGLTFPGVFALLTKRHMHDHGTTEEDLAAVAVKNHRHGTMNPRAQFGKETTVEEVLEGPIVADPFHLMDCCPFSDGAAAAVVTSEEAAASLSGTPVGVAGVGHATDVVPIADKAELTATQSARDAAAQAYAEAGITADDVDVVELHDCFTGAEVLAVEALGLVDDGEGGTAAAEGWTALGGEIPVNPSGGLKAKGHPIGATGVAQLVELTEQLRGEAGDRQVDDATHALAHNLGGDAATTVVSVLEVIA; encoded by the coding sequence ATGACAGACGCACAGATCGTCGGCGTCGGCATGACCGACTTCGGCGTTCACGAGCGACCGTTACCCGAACTCTTCGCGGACGCGGCGTTCGAGGCGTTCGACGATGCGGGCGTCGACGGCCCCGACGTCGACGCGTTCTACTTCGGGAACGCGATGGGCGGACAGACCGAAGACGACACCCACCTCGCGCCGACGCTCGCGAGCCACGTCGGCATGGCGGGCATCCCGTGTCAGCGCTACGAGGACGCCTGTGCGACCTCCTCGAACGCGTTCAAGCACGCGGTTCGAGCGGTCGAGGCCGGCCAGCACGACGTCGTCCTCGTCGGCGGCGTCGAGCGGTGTACGCCCGCGACGGGTCTCGAGACGCCGGCGATGACGAGCGTCTTCGCGACCGCGGCCCACCGCCAGTACGAACAGCCGACCGGGCTGACCTTCCCCGGCGTCTTCGCGCTGCTGACGAAACGCCACATGCACGACCACGGGACGACCGAGGAGGACCTCGCTGCCGTCGCCGTGAAGAACCACCGCCACGGGACGATGAACCCCCGCGCCCAGTTCGGCAAGGAGACGACGGTCGAGGAGGTCCTCGAGGGGCCGATCGTCGCCGATCCGTTTCACCTGATGGACTGCTGTCCGTTCTCCGACGGCGCGGCGGCGGCCGTCGTCACCAGCGAGGAGGCCGCCGCGTCGCTGTCGGGGACTCCGGTTGGGGTCGCGGGCGTCGGCCACGCCACCGACGTCGTCCCCATCGCGGACAAGGCAGAACTCACCGCGACGCAGTCGGCGCGCGACGCCGCCGCCCAGGCGTACGCGGAGGCCGGAATCACGGCCGACGACGTCGACGTCGTCGAACTCCACGACTGCTTTACGGGCGCGGAGGTGCTCGCCGTCGAGGCGCTGGGACTGGTCGACGACGGCGAAGGCGGCACCGCCGCGGCGGAGGGCTGGACGGCACTCGGCGGCGAGATTCCGGTCAACCCAAGCGGCGGCCTGAAGGCGAAGGGCCACCCCATCGGGGCGACGGGCGTCGCCCAGCTGGTCGAACTCACCGAACAGCTCCGCGGCGAGGCAGGCGACCGGCAGGTAGACGACGCGACGCACGCGCTCGCGCACAACCTGGGTGGCGACGCCGCGACGACGGTCGTCTCGGTTCTGGAGGTGATCGCATGA
- the cmk gene encoding (d)CMP kinase: MLLTVSGPPGSGKSTTAELLAEAFDLEHVSGGDIFRQLADERGYTPLEFNKLAEENEDIDRDLDRRLREIAIERDDLVLESRLAGWLAGEHADFRFWLDAPAAVRGERIAEREGKDPDRATEETRAREASEAKRYEEYYGIDIRDLTIYDLSVNTARWEPDAVLDMLVTAVEEYDPAGDEGKTPVTDVEYDF; encoded by the coding sequence ATGTTACTCACCGTTTCGGGCCCGCCAGGGAGCGGGAAGAGCACGACTGCGGAGTTGCTCGCCGAGGCGTTCGATCTCGAGCACGTAAGCGGCGGCGACATCTTCCGCCAGCTCGCCGACGAGCGCGGCTACACCCCACTCGAGTTCAACAAACTGGCAGAGGAAAACGAGGATATCGACCGGGACCTGGACCGCCGATTGCGCGAGATCGCGATCGAACGAGACGATCTGGTTCTCGAATCGCGACTTGCGGGCTGGCTGGCCGGCGAACATGCCGACTTCCGGTTCTGGCTCGACGCACCGGCGGCCGTCCGCGGCGAGCGCATCGCCGAACGGGAGGGGAAAGATCCCGACCGTGCGACGGAGGAGACGCGGGCTCGAGAGGCGAGCGAGGCGAAGCGCTACGAGGAGTACTACGGGATCGACATCCGGGACCTGACGATCTATGATCTCTCGGTGAACACGGCTCGCTGGGAGCCCGACGCCGTCCTCGACATGCTCGTCACGGCCGTCGAGGAGTACGATCCGGCTGGCGACGAAGGAAAGACCCCAGTTACCGACGTCGAGTACGACTTCTGA
- a CDS encoding Zn-ribbon domain-containing OB-fold protein: MSDDRLTHDEWARALHDGDLLGQQCDECGAVVGSPKAACVECGARALETVSLATTGTVYTETTIGVAPTGFDGPYRVAVVDLGEARVLARLEGDAAIGDAVELAGVVETDDGNPAPLFS; this comes from the coding sequence ATGAGCGACGACCGCCTGACCCACGACGAGTGGGCGAGGGCTTTACACGACGGCGACCTCCTCGGCCAGCAGTGTGACGAGTGCGGTGCCGTGGTCGGCTCGCCGAAGGCGGCCTGTGTCGAGTGTGGCGCTCGAGCCCTCGAGACGGTCTCGCTGGCGACGACGGGAACGGTCTACACCGAGACGACGATCGGCGTCGCCCCCACGGGATTCGACGGCCCCTATCGCGTCGCGGTCGTCGACCTCGGCGAGGCGCGCGTGCTCGCCCGCCTCGAGGGCGACGCGGCGATCGGCGACGCGGTCGAACTCGCCGGCGTCGTCGAGACCGACGACGGCAACCCGGCACCGCTGTTCTCGTAG
- a CDS encoding DsrE family protein yields the protein MNRRHYLAGTGSLVAAGTAGGYLTGRTHRDDAEEPDEQADDEQTDNDQTGDGQVPPVRTLLHLSSGDASDQGTALRNAQNLLADSTVDNEVVRFVANSRGIFVYVDGESQHADLVRSLSESGVEFVACENSMAGLGVSESDLLPGVGTVPSAVGDLAKRQAEGYGYIRVP from the coding sequence ATGAATCGGAGACACTACCTCGCGGGAACGGGGTCGCTGGTCGCAGCCGGCACCGCCGGCGGCTACCTGACCGGTCGCACGCACCGAGACGACGCCGAAGAGCCCGACGAGCAGGCTGACGACGAGCAGACGGATAACGACCAGACGGGCGACGGGCAGGTACCGCCCGTCCGAACGCTCTTGCACCTCTCGAGTGGCGACGCGTCGGACCAGGGGACGGCACTGCGGAACGCGCAGAACCTTTTGGCGGACTCGACGGTCGACAACGAGGTGGTTCGATTCGTCGCCAACTCGAGGGGAATCTTCGTCTACGTCGACGGGGAGTCCCAGCACGCCGACCTCGTTCGATCCCTCTCGGAGTCGGGCGTCGAGTTCGTGGCGTGTGAAAACTCCATGGCGGGACTCGGCGTCTCGGAGTCCGACCTCCTTCCCGGCGTCGGTACGGTCCCCTCCGCGGTCGGCGACCTCGCCAAGCGCCAGGCGGAGGGGTACGGCTACATACGGGTCCCCTGA
- a CDS encoding ABC transporter ATP-binding protein, whose protein sequence is MTSAEPLLATSGLTREFGGITAVDDVDFALADGELCSVIGPNGAGKTTFFNLLTGVLEPTRGTVEFSPSDRDGRVDVTDASPHETALLGLHRSYQITNVFPTVSVLENVRIAVQAHRGNDTWRFWRNVHAFDDHFVEAERILERIGLAESADRPAETLSHGEKRSLEIGIALAGDPDLLLLDEPTAGVSSEDVAQVTALIEDVAADHAIMLIEHNMDVVMGISDRVVVLDRGELIADSDPATVRESEAVQRAYLGGYEDDGASDAGAGVTAG, encoded by the coding sequence GTGACCTCAGCTGAGCCGCTGCTCGCGACGTCCGGGCTCACCCGGGAGTTCGGCGGGATCACCGCCGTCGACGACGTCGACTTCGCGCTTGCAGACGGCGAGCTCTGTTCAGTCATCGGACCGAACGGGGCCGGAAAGACGACGTTTTTCAACCTGCTGACCGGCGTCCTCGAGCCGACGCGTGGCACCGTCGAGTTCTCGCCGTCCGATCGCGACGGTCGGGTCGACGTCACCGACGCCTCGCCTCACGAGACGGCGCTGCTGGGTCTCCACCGGTCGTACCAGATCACGAACGTCTTCCCGACCGTCTCGGTCCTCGAGAACGTCCGCATCGCCGTCCAGGCTCACCGCGGTAACGACACGTGGCGGTTCTGGCGGAACGTCCACGCGTTCGACGATCACTTCGTCGAGGCCGAACGTATCCTCGAGCGGATCGGCCTCGCTGAATCGGCCGATCGGCCCGCCGAGACCCTGAGCCACGGAGAGAAACGCAGCCTCGAGATCGGCATCGCGCTCGCTGGCGATCCCGACCTGCTGTTGCTCGACGAGCCCACGGCAGGCGTCTCGAGCGAGGACGTGGCCCAGGTGACGGCCCTCATCGAGGACGTCGCCGCCGACCACGCGATCATGCTGATCGAACACAACATGGACGTCGTCATGGGGATCAGCGACCGCGTCGTCGTTCTCGACCGGGGCGAACTGATCGCCGACAGCGATCCCGCGACGGTCCGCGAGAGCGAGGCCGTCCAGCGTGCGTACCTCGGCGGCTACGAGGACGACGGGGCTAGCGACGCGGGAGCGGGGGTGACCGCCGGATGA
- a CDS encoding AMP-binding protein has protein sequence MNWGDRPYEWVGDWSGRRASLSPDRTAIVDETSGQAYTYDVLDRRANQTSRLLEAYSVDAGERVAVVSRNRIEVFDLFFATGKTGSVLAPLSYRLAPPELATLLELVAPRLLVIESPFVERVEHALARADIDPAVLELTTSEPAGGWGQFGDAVPDDDSPVPSRRRSLEDPHLLLHTGGSTGTPKETTVTHGAIYWNSFNTITAWGLRPDDVVPMVFPAFHTGGWNVLSIPIFHMGGTVLVDREVDPGRLLEQIEHREATVLVAVPAVLRSMARHEVWEATDLSTLRFVKSGGGPCREAIVRAWRERGVDVSQGYGLTECGPNNFAMPDDWAPEKVASVGKPVLHTDVRVVDDDGTPLENDEVGELELAGPHAAPEYWRNPEASAETFGARRGDDASANEKAPVDGWVSTGDLARTDEDGFVHIEGRKKNMFVSGGENVYPPEVEDVIADHPAVSEVVVIGVPDEQWGTVGKAVVERAEPRAGNDQRGFDSTTANDGRPFTIEELEAFLDGRLARFKIPKYLTFVDDLPTSGPSKVDRAAVADRFGADPP, from the coding sequence ATGAACTGGGGCGATCGCCCCTACGAGTGGGTCGGCGACTGGAGCGGTCGGCGGGCGTCGCTCTCGCCCGACCGAACCGCCATCGTCGACGAGACGAGCGGACAGGCGTACACGTACGACGTCCTCGATCGACGAGCGAACCAAACGAGTCGGCTGCTCGAGGCCTACAGCGTCGACGCCGGCGAGCGGGTCGCGGTCGTCTCGCGGAACCGGATCGAGGTCTTCGACCTCTTTTTCGCGACGGGGAAGACGGGCAGCGTCCTCGCGCCACTCTCCTACCGGCTTGCACCGCCGGAACTCGCGACGCTGCTCGAACTCGTCGCGCCCCGACTGCTGGTCATCGAGTCGCCGTTCGTCGAACGGGTCGAACACGCGCTGGCGCGCGCCGACATCGACCCCGCGGTGCTCGAGTTGACGACATCCGAGCCCGCCGGCGGGTGGGGGCAGTTCGGCGACGCCGTTCCCGACGACGATTCGCCGGTCCCGTCGCGACGGCGATCGCTCGAGGACCCCCACCTCCTGTTGCACACCGGTGGGTCGACGGGGACGCCGAAGGAGACGACAGTGACCCACGGCGCGATCTACTGGAACTCGTTCAACACAATCACTGCCTGGGGTCTCCGGCCGGACGACGTCGTGCCGATGGTGTTCCCGGCGTTTCACACCGGCGGCTGGAACGTACTGTCGATCCCGATCTTCCACATGGGTGGGACAGTGCTCGTCGACCGCGAGGTCGACCCCGGGCGGCTCCTCGAGCAGATCGAGCACCGCGAGGCAACCGTCCTCGTCGCGGTGCCGGCGGTCCTTCGGTCGATGGCCAGACACGAGGTCTGGGAAGCGACCGACCTCTCGACGCTACGGTTCGTGAAAAGCGGCGGCGGCCCCTGCCGGGAGGCGATCGTTCGCGCCTGGCGCGAGCGCGGCGTCGACGTCTCCCAGGGGTACGGCCTCACGGAGTGTGGGCCGAACAACTTCGCGATGCCCGACGACTGGGCACCGGAGAAAGTCGCGAGCGTCGGGAAGCCAGTCCTCCACACGGACGTTCGCGTCGTCGACGACGACGGCACGCCACTCGAGAACGACGAGGTCGGCGAACTCGAACTGGCCGGTCCTCACGCGGCACCCGAGTACTGGCGGAATCCGGAGGCGTCCGCGGAGACGTTCGGAGCTCGCCGCGGCGACGACGCGAGCGCGAACGAGAAAGCGCCCGTCGACGGGTGGGTCTCGACGGGCGACCTCGCCCGCACCGACGAGGACGGGTTCGTCCATATCGAGGGCCGGAAGAAGAACATGTTCGTCAGCGGTGGCGAGAACGTCTATCCGCCGGAGGTCGAGGACGTGATCGCCGATCACCCGGCCGTCTCGGAGGTCGTCGTGATCGGCGTGCCTGACGAGCAGTGGGGGACGGTCGGCAAGGCGGTGGTCGAACGTGCAGAACCGCGGGCAGGGAACGACCAGCGAGGGTTCGATTCCACGACCGCTAACGACGGACGGCCGTTCACGATCGAGGAACTCGAGGCGTTTCTCGACGGCCGCCTCGCCCGGTTCAAGATCCCGAAGTACCTGACGTTCGTCGACGATCTGCCGACGAGCGGTCCGTCGAAGGTCGATCGTGCCGCGGTCGCCGACCGGTTCGGAGCCGATCCGCCATGA
- a CDS encoding helix-turn-helix domain-containing protein encodes MLDVTIDMEQYDCPFIDTTDDHDVSFTAVQWEFDGERRELETRMMIDGPDRSVLESGLSALQSHPNMRECRLFKKHEGTALVRTVIDETDAMRVIRANDGYITGPFRIADGSERWEVGFDDADVADDALADLERNNEFDVESQDVLEVDELYDLLENADAANELIEGCRALSSVERETLVVAARKGYFDQPRGATLQMLANEFDVSDTAVSKNVRRAERKILRRVVDALESLDGVE; translated from the coding sequence ATGTTAGATGTTACCATCGACATGGAACAGTACGACTGTCCGTTCATCGACACGACGGACGACCACGACGTGTCCTTCACGGCCGTCCAGTGGGAGTTCGACGGCGAGCGGCGCGAACTCGAGACGAGGATGATGATCGACGGACCCGACCGGAGCGTTCTGGAGTCGGGGCTGTCGGCGCTCCAGTCACACCCCAACATGCGCGAGTGTCGTCTATTCAAGAAACACGAGGGGACGGCACTCGTCCGAACCGTCATCGACGAGACCGACGCGATGCGGGTGATTCGTGCCAACGACGGCTACATCACCGGCCCGTTCCGGATCGCAGACGGGAGCGAACGCTGGGAGGTCGGCTTCGACGACGCCGACGTCGCCGACGACGCGCTGGCCGACCTCGAGCGAAACAACGAGTTCGACGTCGAGTCCCAGGACGTCCTCGAGGTCGACGAACTGTACGACTTGCTCGAGAACGCCGACGCCGCCAACGAACTCATCGAGGGCTGTCGGGCGCTCTCGTCGGTCGAACGCGAGACGCTCGTCGTCGCCGCCCGGAAGGGGTACTTCGACCAGCCCCGGGGCGCGACGTTGCAGATGCTCGCAAACGAGTTCGACGTCTCGGACACGGCGGTCTCGAAGAACGTTCGGCGCGCCGAACGGAAGATTCTCCGGCGCGTCGTCGACGCCCTCGAGTCGCTCGACGGCGTGGAGTAG
- a CDS encoding ABC transporter substrate-binding protein → MGDNTSRRSVLRRTGALALAGSVGVAGCLGDDSGGGGDETLRIGAIQPLSGALEYYGRISLMGFYSGLAYKHDVDPLEAFTSGTYTIEPDDGPTYELYLEDTGFDVETAENVATNLVADEDVDLLFGASSSDAARRIIPNVVDEANVPYLIGPAADGDITASSEHCHDLAFRASEHTAMDARAGGRYVAQQGDVSTVAIFAVDGAFGRGVANNYREVLENEGIEVLEPRYVEQGYSEFGGLFDEAVADGADGVVGGFTFLTLPNFLETGMDYDVQIFGGFAELVTTQEVSSAVENVFDGEEFTGEDIQEVGLGPFTTRYHWNQYDNEINDEFVDLHVEAYDVVPDLFSAGTFVAASALSQAIDEAGSTDGEEIADAMRGMTVTDTPKGEDGYTFQEHNNQAASAMTVAWPVPTSEEYQDTWDASIMPGEPIETLESDEVMVPAEEASCDLS, encoded by the coding sequence ATGGGAGATAATACCTCTCGCAGGTCGGTGTTGCGGCGAACGGGTGCGCTCGCGCTCGCGGGATCGGTCGGCGTCGCCGGCTGTCTGGGCGACGACAGCGGCGGTGGCGGAGACGAGACGCTCCGGATCGGCGCGATCCAGCCGCTGTCGGGCGCGCTCGAGTACTACGGTCGGATCAGCTTGATGGGGTTTTACTCGGGGCTGGCGTACAAACACGACGTCGACCCGCTCGAGGCGTTCACGTCCGGGACGTACACGATCGAACCCGACGACGGCCCGACGTACGAACTCTACCTGGAGGATACGGGATTCGACGTCGAAACGGCCGAGAACGTCGCGACGAATCTCGTCGCCGACGAGGACGTGGACCTGCTGTTCGGGGCGTCGTCGTCGGACGCGGCGCGGCGGATCATCCCGAACGTCGTCGACGAGGCGAACGTTCCATACCTCATCGGACCGGCGGCCGACGGCGACATCACGGCCTCGAGCGAGCACTGTCACGACCTCGCCTTCCGGGCAAGCGAACACACCGCGATGGACGCTCGCGCCGGCGGTCGGTACGTCGCCCAGCAGGGCGACGTCTCGACGGTCGCGATCTTCGCTGTCGACGGCGCGTTCGGCCGCGGCGTCGCGAACAACTATCGGGAAGTCCTCGAGAACGAGGGGATCGAGGTCCTCGAGCCACGGTACGTCGAACAGGGATACAGCGAATTCGGCGGGCTGTTCGACGAGGCGGTCGCCGACGGTGCAGACGGCGTCGTCGGCGGCTTTACGTTCCTGACGTTGCCGAACTTCCTCGAGACGGGGATGGACTACGACGTCCAGATCTTCGGGGGATTCGCCGAACTCGTCACGACTCAGGAGGTAAGCAGCGCGGTCGAGAACGTCTTCGACGGCGAGGAGTTCACCGGCGAAGACATCCAGGAGGTCGGCCTCGGGCCGTTCACGACGCGATACCACTGGAACCAGTACGACAACGAAATCAACGACGAGTTCGTCGACCTCCACGTCGAGGCCTACGACGTGGTCCCCGACCTGTTCAGTGCGGGAACGTTCGTCGCCGCGTCGGCGCTCTCGCAGGCGATCGACGAGGCCGGTTCGACCGACGGCGAGGAGATCGCCGACGCCATGCGCGGGATGACCGTCACCGACACGCCGAAAGGCGAAGACGGCTACACGTTCCAGGAGCACAACAATCAGGCCGCCTCGGCGATGACCGTCGCGTGGCCGGTTCCTACCAGCGAGGAGTACCAGGACACCTGGGATGCGTCGATCATGCCCGGCGAACCGATCGAGACGCTCGAGTCGGACGAAGTGATGGTTCCGGCCGAGGAGGCGAGCTGTGACCTCAGCTGA
- a CDS encoding ABC transporter ATP-binding protein: MTLLELEGVHTYYDESHVLQGVDLAVEEGEIVALVGRNGVGKTTTLRSILQLTPPREGVVRFRGEDVIGEHTHEVADRGVGWVPEERRTFGYLTVEENVRVAVRPDQDFDALREYVFELFPALERFREKEARNLSGGQQQMLAIARGMVGDNDLLLVDEPSEGLAPMIVDQVVEALREASAETTMILVEQNFPLAMDLADRFYLLDHGTVVESGSTADVSADDERIRRYLSA, translated from the coding sequence GTGACGCTGCTCGAACTCGAGGGCGTCCACACCTACTACGACGAGAGTCACGTCCTGCAGGGAGTCGACCTCGCAGTCGAGGAGGGCGAGATCGTCGCACTCGTCGGTCGCAACGGCGTCGGCAAGACGACGACGCTGCGGTCGATCCTGCAGTTGACGCCGCCGCGGGAGGGCGTCGTTCGCTTCCGCGGCGAGGACGTCATCGGCGAACACACCCACGAGGTCGCCGACCGCGGCGTCGGCTGGGTACCAGAAGAGCGACGGACGTTCGGCTACCTCACCGTCGAGGAGAACGTCCGCGTCGCCGTCCGGCCCGACCAGGACTTCGACGCGCTCCGGGAGTACGTCTTCGAACTCTTTCCCGCCCTCGAGCGCTTTCGCGAGAAAGAGGCGCGGAACTTGAGCGGCGGCCAGCAGCAGATGCTCGCGATCGCCCGCGGCATGGTCGGCGACAACGACCTCCTGCTCGTCGACGAACCCAGCGAGGGGCTGGCACCGATGATCGTCGACCAGGTCGTCGAGGCGCTGCGCGAGGCGTCGGCAGAGACCACGATGATCCTCGTCGAGCAGAACTTCCCGCTGGCGATGGACCTCGCGGATCGCTTCTATCTGCTCGATCACGGGACGGTCGTCGAGTCGGGGTCGACAGCGGACGTAAGCGCCGACGACGAACGCATCCGGAGGTATCTGTCGGCATGA
- a CDS encoding RNA-guided pseudouridylation complex pseudouridine synthase subunit Cbf5: MVLRGPPEERSPEALLEFGVVNLDKPPGPSSHQVSGWLRDAVAETLEAADADVTVEKAAHAGTLDPKVTGCLPVMLGTATRLAPAFLEGEKEYVAVLECHAPVPADVESVVAEFEGPIYQKPPRKSAVARRLRVREVYDLEVLETDDRRVLLRIRCESGTYVRKLCHDLGLALGTGAHMGDLRRTATEPFDDRTLHSAHDFLDALAFWLEDDDPDPLYEVVEPGERILEGLPGVTIAESAAEQVAEGAPVYAPGVLEVDDADRDDLVACYTSNGAAVCLGRLVGDPDAEEGTVVDLERVLV, translated from the coding sequence ATGGTGCTGCGTGGTCCACCCGAGGAACGATCGCCCGAGGCTCTCCTCGAGTTCGGCGTCGTCAACCTCGACAAACCGCCGGGGCCGTCCTCACACCAGGTCAGCGGCTGGCTCCGCGACGCGGTCGCAGAGACGCTCGAGGCGGCGGACGCGGACGTGACCGTCGAGAAGGCGGCCCACGCGGGGACGCTCGATCCGAAGGTGACCGGCTGTCTGCCGGTCATGCTCGGGACGGCGACCCGTCTCGCACCTGCCTTCCTCGAGGGCGAGAAGGAGTACGTGGCCGTCCTCGAGTGTCACGCGCCCGTCCCGGCCGACGTCGAGTCGGTCGTCGCGGAGTTCGAGGGGCCGATCTACCAGAAACCGCCGCGAAAGAGCGCCGTCGCCCGGCGGCTTCGCGTCCGGGAGGTGTACGACCTCGAGGTGCTCGAGACCGACGACCGACGGGTGCTCTTGCGGATTCGCTGTGAGAGTGGCACCTACGTCCGAAAGCTCTGTCACGACCTCGGACTGGCGCTTGGCACGGGCGCGCACATGGGTGATCTGCGGCGGACGGCGACCGAGCCGTTCGACGACCGCACGCTGCACTCGGCTCACGACTTCCTCGACGCGCTCGCGTTCTGGCTCGAGGACGACGACCCCGACCCGCTCTACGAGGTGGTCGAACCCGGCGAGCGCATCCTCGAGGGCCTGCCGGGCGTGACGATCGCCGAGAGTGCTGCTGAACAGGTCGCCGAGGGCGCGCCGGTGTACGCGCCGGGCGTCCTCGAGGTGGACGACGCCGATCGGGACGACCTCGTGGCCTGTTACACATCGAACGGCGCGGCGGTCTGTCTGGGTCGACTGGTCGGCGATCCGGATGCCGAGGAGGGGACTGTCGTCGACCTCGAGCGCGTGCTGGTCTAG